The following proteins are encoded in a genomic region of Triticum dicoccoides isolate Atlit2015 ecotype Zavitan chromosome 1B, WEW_v2.0, whole genome shotgun sequence:
- the LOC119301976 gene encoding uncharacterized protein LOC119301976, whose protein sequence is MAKLMGLCFIILTIGVAVSADECEGDRQAMIKECAKYQKWPASPKIDPSDACCAVWQKANIPCLCAGVTKEKEKIYCMEKVGYVANFCKKPFPHGYKCGSYTFLA, encoded by the exons ATGGCGAAACTCATGGGCTTATGTTTCATCATCCTCACTATTGGGGTAGCCGTCTCGGCTGATGAATGTGAGGGTGACCGACAGGCCATGATCAAGGAGTGTGCTAAGTATCAAAAGTGGCCAGCAAGTCCGAAGATAGATCCGTCGGACGCATGCTGCGCCGTGTGGCAAAAGGCAAACATCCCATGCCTTTGCGCTGGTGTCACCAAGGAGAAAGAGAAGATATATTGTATGGAGAAGGTTGGATACGTTGCCAATTTCTGCAAGAAGCCGTTCCCACATGGCTACAAGTGCGGAA GTTACACATTCCTGGCGTAG